The DNA region TATCTAAGCAGCAGTTGATATTTCTTAGCTGGCGCTTATTACCGGATATGTTATTAAATAATCACTTTACCAACCAACTTATGTCACATATTAAAAATGTTGAAACGAATCTATTGTTTCTATGCCGCTCCGGCGGGAGATCCTATGAAGCAGCGAATTTGATTAGTAGCTTAGGCTATACTAACTGTTATAATATTATCGATGGATTTGAGGGAGGCATTAATGGAATTGGTTGGCAACGAAATAATTTACCTTGGCAAGTTCTGTGAATACCAGTAAAAATCAATTCTCTATGGAAGAAATTCATAAATCTCGGGATATCTGGAAACAAGTATTACTTGATCTTAATAAACATTATGGGGATGCTTTATATAAAAGCTGGTTTAGTAAGATTAGTTTCTTAGAATGTTCGATTAGTACTATTATTCTTTCTACCCCCACAAATTTTATTCGTGATTGGATAAAAGCCAGATATATCACTACAATATTACAATCTTGGCAATCTTATGACTGCGAAATAAAAACAATTGAAATAGTTACTAAAGAATTACCGGATTTGAAGCAAGCTATCTATCATAATTTTGAAAAGCTACCAGCGACAGAAGAAGTAGATACTAGCCCTGAGAGTATATTCTCTGCCTTAGACTTACGCTTCACTTTTGATAATTTTGTAGTTGGAGGACCTAATGAATTGGCATATGCTGCTTCAAGGGCGGTTGCAGAGTCAGCGAATGCTGTAGCTGAATCCAACCCTTTATTCCTCTATGGAGGGGTGGGGCTTGGTAAAACTCACTTAATGCATGCTATTGCTTGGTATATAAAACATAATAATCCACAACGTAAAGTAATTTACATGTCGGCAGAAAAATTTATGTACCAATTTGTTAAAGCCCTGCGTAATAAAGATGTGATGTCTTTTAAAGAAGAATTCCGGTCAGTTGATGTGCTAATGATTGATGATATCCAGTTTATTTGTGGTAAAGATAGTACTCAAGAAGAGTTTTTCCACACTTTTAATGCTTTAATTGATAATAATCGGCAAATGGTTATCTCATGTGATCGCTCTCCCTCAGACCTGGATAATATTGAAGATCGCATAAAGTCTAGGCTCGGTTGGGGGTTGGTTGCAGATGTCCATAGCACTACCTATGAGCTTCGCCTTGGGATCTTAGAATCTAAGCTGGAGCAAATGAATATTCATATTCCTAAAAATGTTATTGAGTTTTTAGCAGCAAAAATAACCTCAAATGTCAGAGAGTTAGAAGGGGCCCTGAATAAAGTTATCGCGC from Candidatus Tisiphia endosymbiont of Beris chalybata includes:
- the dnaA gene encoding chromosomal replication initiator protein DnaA produces the protein MEEIHKSRDIWKQVLLDLNKHYGDALYKSWFSKISFLECSISTIILSTPTNFIRDWIKARYITTILQSWQSYDCEIKTIEIVTKELPDLKQAIYHNFEKLPATEEVDTSPESIFSALDLRFTFDNFVVGGPNELAYAASRAVAESANAVAESNPLFLYGGVGLGKTHLMHAIAWYIKHNNPQRKVIYMSAEKFMYQFVKALRNKDVMSFKEEFRSVDVLMIDDIQFICGKDSTQEEFFHTFNALIDNNRQMVISCDRSPSDLDNIEDRIKSRLGWGLVADVHSTTYELRLGILESKLEQMNIHIPKNVIEFLAAKITSNVRELEGALNKVIAHSTLVGREITLENTQNILRDLLRSNERIITIEDIQKKVAQRYNIKFSDMSSPRRIRSIARPRQLAMYLSKTLTPKSLTDIGKKFGKKDHTTVMHAIKKVEELCETDIEFREELGLLMKILQN
- a CDS encoding rhodanese-like domain-containing protein; protein product: MNIKNMSSLKAYEMLTIDNKAIIIDVRTSNEWQTVGVPQLSKQQLIFLSWRLLPDMLLNNHFTNQLMSHIKNVETNLLFLCRSGGRSYEAANLISSLGYTNCYNIIDGFEGGINGIGWQRNNLPWQVL